A single Candidatus Abyssobacteria bacterium SURF_5 DNA region contains:
- a CDS encoding sensor histidine kinase → MEIKNFNNIRRMILIRVLLVPFFTMMLVFGTLIYYYATNLHKRVQEKLAYIAEGHRDLIEQFFRERAFDLQQVACANSFEELTSEGRLTEVFDQLQKRSPTFFDIGVFDDDGIHVAYVGPYSLEGRNYAQAEWFPQAQEKDVYISDVFLGNRNIPHFVIVHRQEENDRVWYLRATIDTFLFNNLVENIRIGKTGEAYLVNENGLFQTRRRSGGGLMETDPDRATYQVEASDIVSFTAEDHAGERYVYATGRLPSTGWLWVVRQEVADAHASLIRAVLIGLYIIVAGGAIVVTTAFLLASKVANQLTVCDLERRRMGCQLIMAGKLAEVGEMSAGVAHEINNPLQVMKSEETLIKDILDELEADGKLDNTENIQTLRESIDQIGLQIDRCKQIIQGLLGFARKDQATIQPTDLRSLIPSVVGMIEHRAQMENIRIIQEFESDLPLLQSDAAHLEQVLLNLLNNAIDALKQKNGGEIRVTARSSGDDIMMTVADNGCGIAPEHIEKIFLPFFTTKPVGQGTGLGLSTCYGIVENLGGQITVMSELDAGTAFTVRLPVAGPPRKAKDWQTIHKQGGVAR, encoded by the coding sequence ATGGAAATTAAGAATTTCAACAATATTCGGAGGATGATCCTGATTCGGGTCCTCCTGGTTCCGTTTTTCACCATGATGCTTGTGTTTGGGACCCTCATATACTACTACGCGACCAACCTTCATAAACGTGTTCAGGAAAAACTCGCGTATATCGCCGAAGGGCATCGCGACCTGATCGAGCAATTCTTTCGAGAGCGCGCATTTGACCTTCAACAGGTTGCCTGCGCCAACAGCTTTGAGGAGCTCACATCTGAGGGACGGTTGACCGAGGTGTTCGATCAATTGCAGAAGCGTTCGCCGACCTTCTTCGATATCGGGGTCTTCGATGACGATGGTATCCACGTTGCTTATGTGGGGCCGTATTCCTTGGAGGGCAGGAATTACGCTCAGGCAGAGTGGTTCCCTCAGGCTCAGGAAAAGGACGTCTACATTTCAGACGTATTTCTCGGCAACCGCAATATCCCGCACTTCGTTATCGTCCACCGTCAGGAAGAGAACGATCGTGTATGGTACTTGCGGGCGACCATCGACACGTTCCTTTTCAACAACCTTGTTGAAAACATACGAATTGGGAAAACCGGAGAGGCATATCTTGTCAACGAGAATGGGCTGTTCCAGACGCGGCGACGTTCGGGGGGAGGTCTCATGGAGACCGATCCTGACCGAGCCACCTATCAAGTCGAAGCGAGCGACATCGTCTCGTTTACAGCCGAAGATCACGCGGGAGAGCGTTATGTGTACGCCACGGGACGATTACCCTCAACCGGTTGGCTCTGGGTAGTTCGTCAGGAGGTCGCAGACGCCCATGCGTCGCTCATACGAGCCGTGCTTATCGGACTCTATATTATCGTGGCCGGAGGGGCCATAGTGGTGACGACCGCCTTTCTTCTCGCCTCCAAAGTAGCCAATCAACTGACGGTCTGCGACCTTGAAAGACGCCGGATGGGCTGCCAGTTGATCATGGCGGGCAAGTTGGCTGAGGTGGGAGAGATGAGCGCGGGCGTGGCTCACGAAATCAACAATCCGCTTCAGGTGATGAAGTCGGAAGAGACCTTGATAAAAGACATTCTGGACGAGCTTGAAGCGGATGGAAAACTTGATAATACCGAAAATATTCAAACGCTTCGCGAATCGATTGATCAGATAGGACTTCAAATTGATCGATGCAAACAGATAATTCAGGGTCTTCTGGGATTCGCGCGAAAAGACCAGGCAACGATACAACCCACTGACTTGCGGTCATTGATACCGAGCGTGGTCGGCATGATCGAGCACCGCGCACAGATGGAAAACATCCGGATCATCCAGGAATTCGAGTCCGATTTGCCACTGCTCCAAAGCGACGCAGCCCACCTTGAGCAGGTCTTGCTCAATCTGCTGAATAATGCAATCGACGCACTCAAACAAAAGAACGGGGGGGAAATTCGCGTCACCGCGCGGTCGAGTGGGGATGACATCATGATGACGGTGGCCGACAATGGCTGCGGCATCGCTCCCGAGCATATCGAGAAAATCTTTCTCCCGTTCTTTACCACTAAACCTGTGGGGCAGGGAACGGGTCTTGGCCTGAGCACCTGCTACGGCATTGTGGAAAACCTGGGCGGACAGATAACGGTTATGAGTGAATTGGATGCGGGCACCGCCTTCACTGTCCGCCTCCCAGTGGCTGGCCCACCCAGAAAGGCCAAAGACTGGCAAACGATTCACAAACAAGGGGGGGTGGCAAGATGA
- a CDS encoding response regulator, which translates to MNSINLLIVDDEKRFLSTAKRLLDKRGMDTTICSNGPDALKILEECSIDVVLLDIKMPGGIDGMELLRRIRQERPDIEVILLTGHVSVESAVEGLKLGAFDYLLKPLTISEIQAKVEEAFARKQTKKEVARREEVDEGTDRPLTAGTRSTG; encoded by the coding sequence ATGAATTCCATAAACTTGTTGATAGTCGATGACGAAAAACGGTTCTTGTCCACAGCCAAGAGACTCTTGGACAAGCGCGGAATGGACACAACGATTTGTAGCAACGGGCCGGACGCGCTGAAGATACTGGAAGAGTGTTCCATTGATGTGGTGCTCCTGGACATCAAGATGCCCGGCGGGATTGACGGGATGGAGTTGTTGCGAAGGATCAGACAGGAGCGCCCGGACATTGAGGTAATCCTGCTCACCGGTCATGTTTCCGTGGAATCAGCAGTGGAGGGATTGAAGTTGGGCGCGTTTGACTACTTATTGAAACCGCTGACGATCTCCGAAATACAAGCGAAGGTGGAGGAGGCATTTGCAAGGAAACAAACAAAAAAAGAGGTGGCCCGCCGTGAGGAGGTCGACGAGGGCACGGATCGTCCCTTGACCGCAGGCACGAGAAGCACCGGCTAA